ATACAGAATTACCCATGCCCTCAAGCTTCTTGCTGAACAGCCTTTAAGCATTACAGAAGTCTGCTTTGAATCCGGATTTAATAATTTCAGTTATTTTAATAAAACGTTTAAGGAATACATCCAAAAAAGTCCTTCTCAATACAGGAAAGAGTTTAATTATTTCATGGAATAATTTTTAGCAAAACAATAAAAAAGTGTAATCATATGATGATTTATTAAAATATAAGTGTAATTTTAACACTTATAAAATAACAATCACTTTTTATGAAATTTTTTATTGACACTGCCAATCTGGCGATGATAGAAGAAGCCCATGCCCTTGGAGTTCTTGACGGAGTAACCACCAACCCTTCGCTGATGGCGAAAGAGGGGATTTCCGGAAAACAAAACATACACCAACACTATCTTGATATCTGCAACATTGTGGATGGCGATGTAAGTGCTGAAGTTTTAGGAATTACTTTTGAAGAAATGGTTAAGGAAGGTGAAGAGCTTGCTGCACTACATCCGAGAATTGTTGTAAAAGTACCCATGACTCAAGATGGGATTAAAGCCATCCGCTATTTTTCTGAAAAGGGAATAAAGACCAACTGTACGCTTGTATTCTCTTCCGGACAGGCATTGCTGGCTGCCAAGGCAGGAGCCACCTATGTTTCTCCGTTTCTGGGAAGACTGGATGATGTCTCTACGGACGGCCTTCATCTGATATCGGAAATCCGGGAGATTTATGACAATTATGCTTTTCAGACACAGATCCTTGCTGCTTCAGTCCGACACAGCATGCATATTATCAATTGTGCAAAGATTGGTGCTGATGTGGTAACGTGTCCTTTGGCTCCTATACTTTCTCTTCTTAAACATCCGCTTACAGATTCAGGATTAGACCAGTTTATTAAAGATTCACAAAAAATGAAATAAGATTGGGCATAA
The sequence above is drawn from the Chryseobacterium daecheongense genome and encodes:
- the fsa gene encoding fructose-6-phosphate aldolase; the encoded protein is MKFFIDTANLAMIEEAHALGVLDGVTTNPSLMAKEGISGKQNIHQHYLDICNIVDGDVSAEVLGITFEEMVKEGEELAALHPRIVVKVPMTQDGIKAIRYFSEKGIKTNCTLVFSSGQALLAAKAGATYVSPFLGRLDDVSTDGLHLISEIREIYDNYAFQTQILAASVRHSMHIINCAKIGADVVTCPLAPILSLLKHPLTDSGLDQFIKDSQKMK